The following are from one region of the Cinclus cinclus chromosome 7, bCinCin1.1, whole genome shotgun sequence genome:
- the BBIP1 gene encoding BBSome-interacting protein 1, which produces MPEGTGALREVLPKQGQLSVEDTVAMVLCKPKILPLKSVSLEKLEKLQRAALEAAQAPEAAPPPSAGAAQPRQ; this is translated from the exons ATGCCGGAGGGAACGGGAGCGCTCCGGGAGGTGCTGCCCAAGCAAG GGCAGCTGTCGGTGGAGGACACGGTCGCCATGGTGCTGTGCAAGCCCAAGATCCTGCCCCTCAAGTCGGTGTcgctggagaagctggagaagctgcagaGGGCGGCGCTGGAGGCGGCCCAGGCGCCCgaggcggccccgccgccgtcCGCGGGGGCCGCGCAACCCCGGCAATAG